In Dermacentor albipictus isolate Rhodes 1998 colony chromosome 6, USDA_Dalb.pri_finalv2, whole genome shotgun sequence, the following proteins share a genomic window:
- the LOC139047064 gene encoding uncharacterized protein — translation MPKSILSDHRLLSALTWAEIDDLMLARVQPRHLKGDRSIDELENEIRRSRESELLRYRSRHGLLDIGKIEQSLFRQQFRFDKDDIPELLSALRVPEEIVSAQNVKVSGCEALCITLRRLVYRNRWCDLEPIFGRHSSVMSSVTSQVISHITATFGYLLSDCNNHHWLSRASLKDFSNAIRSKGTPLHNCWAFVDGTARPICRPKRNQQAYFSGHKRVHCLKYQSFMCPNGIICQLDGPYPGRRHDADILQESQAYEKLERLVGGQTFVVYGDPAYPLRPLLMKPYAGAFPTASQRAFNYGMSQVRQAVEWGFGKIVSQFAFLDYKKNQKLLKQEVSQMYKGATILTNCHTCMYGSQVSSYFGLHPPDLVSYLRLPA, via the exons ATGCCGAAAAGTATTCTTAGCGATCATCGCCTCCTGTCTGCGCTAACGTGGGCGGAGATCGACGACCTGATGCTGGCGCGTGTGCAACCACGGCATCTGAAAGGGGACCGCTCCATAGACGAGCTGGAGAATGAAATTAGGCGCAGCCGTGAGTCAGAGCTGCTGAGGTACCGTTCGCGTCATGGGCTGCTCGATATTGGAAAAATCGAACAATCTTTGTTTCGACAGCAGTTTCGATTTGACAAAGACGATATTCCAGAACTGCTCTCTGCGCTGAGAGTGCCTGAAGAGATCGTCAGCGCTCAGAATGTTAAGGTATCTGGCTGTGAAGCCTTGTGCATCACATTGCGCCGGCTGGTGTACCGCAACCGATGGTGCGATTTGGAGCCTATTTTTGGGCGGCATTCATCTGTGATGTCTAGTGTAACATCACAGGTGATCAGTCACATCACAGCAACCTTTGGCTACCTGTTGAGCGATTGCAACAATCACCACTGGCTCTCACGTGCTTCGCTCAAGGATTTTTCGAAT GCCATCAGAAGTAAAGGGACACCTCTCCATAATTGCTGGGCATTTGTGGATGGTACTGCTCGGCCCATATGTCGCCCAAAGAGAAATCAACAGGCATACTTTTCGGGGCACAAGAGGGTGCACTGTTTGAAATATCAGTCATTTATGTGCCCTAATGGAATtatatgccaactggatgggccaTACCCTGGCAGGCGGCATGATGCAG ACATACTTCAGGAAAGTCAAGCATACGAAAAGCTTGAGAGGCTTGTCGGCGGGCAGACTTTCGTGGTGTATGGTGACCCTGCGTATCCGTTGAGGCCACTTCTAATGAAGCCTTATGCTGGTGCCTTCCCCACAGCCTCCCAACGGGCTTTCAATTATGGAATGAGCCAGGTCCGACAGGCAGTCGAATGGGGATTTGGTAAAATTGTTTCTCAGTTTGCCTTCCTTGATTACAAAAAAAACCAGAAACTCCTCAAACAGGAAGTTTCGCAGATGTACAAGGGAGCAACAATCCTTACTAACTGCCACACTTGCATGTACGGCAGCCAGGTTTCATCCTATTTTGGTTTGCACCCTCCTGACCTGGTGTCATACCTAAGGCTGCCTGCATGA